CGCGGCCGGGCCCGTCGAGCTCGACCTCCTCGACGGCCAGCGGCCGGGACCGGGCGTAGGGCGCCGGCAGCCCCATCTCGCGCAGGACGGCGCCGCGCACCTTCATGCCAGGCGCTCCAGCGCCGCGCGGACGCCCGCGGGGATCCCGGCGGGCCGGCGGTCCTCGCGGCCGACGAAGACGTGGACGAACCACCCGGCGGCCGCCGCGTCGTCGGCGCCCTCGGCGAAGAGGCCCAGCTCGTAGCGGACGCTCGAGCGGCCCAGGTGGCCGACCCGCAGGCCGGCGTCGATCGCCTGCGGGAACTCGAGCGCCGCGAGGAAGCGGCAGTGCGACTCGGCGCACAGCCCGATGACGTCGCCGCGGTGGATGTCGAGCCCGCCCTCCCGGATGAGGTACGCGTTGATGACGGTGTCGAAGAACGAGTAGTACTCGACGTTGTTGACGTGGCCGTAGACGTCGTTGTCCTTCCAGCGCGTCGTGATCGGCTCGACGTGCGGGAAGTCCTCGCGACGCGGCGGCGCGGCCGGGGCGTCCTGGGCGGCGGTCACGTGCGCATCCTGGCAGCATGGAGGCGTGGCCGACCCG
The DNA window shown above is from Conexibacter sp. SYSU D00693 and carries:
- a CDS encoding thioesterase family protein; this translates as MTAAQDAPAAPPRREDFPHVEPITTRWKDNDVYGHVNNVEYYSFFDTVINAYLIREGGLDIHRGDVIGLCAESHCRFLAALEFPQAIDAGLRVGHLGRSSVRYELGLFAEGADDAAAAGWFVHVFVGREDRRPAGIPAGVRAALERLA